Genomic DNA from Candidatus Sulfurimonas marisnigri:
TAGATAATCAAGAACTTGTTTCATCAACATTTGGAAGCGGTTTTACAGCTGCTAACAGTATTGACCTAGATTTTATAGACCATGTAGAAATTTATACACGCTCACCATCGTATGAGTTTTCTACAGAACCAACATATATCTTAATTAAGCTATATTCAAAAACGGCCGAGCGTGACAGTGGTGGGAAGTTAAATCTTAATTATGGAAGCCGTGGATTTAATCAAGAATCTGCATATTATGCAGATGAGCTCAAAGATTACTCTTATGTTGCATATGTATCTAGAAGTGATGATAAAAGAAAAAAGTATTTCAGTCACAATATTCCAATTAAACGTGATTCTGAAACTTATTCACTTTTTAGTTCCATACATTCCAAGAACAATAAGCTCCAAGTTATGGCGGGGACATCAGACCTTGATACATCAATAGCCAGAAGCCCTTTAGCTACTTATGATATCTCAACAGGTCACTATGACTATTTTAACATAGGGTACGAAACAACATACTTTAAAAATTTATGTATCTCTGTAAATCATCAATATACACATATCTCTGGAAAAAACAAAGAAGCAGCTGGTTTTGAATCGCCTTACTCTCCAGAGCTTGATTTTGATAGAGAAGAGGGTGTTTCTACAGCAGAGATAAAGTACACAGGTGAATCAGAGTATAACCGTCTAATTATAGGTGCAAAGCTTCGCTATAAAACCTTTGAGATGATAGAAGCTAAAGTGGATGGTGTTTTAAGTTCCAAGGATGATTATAATAGACAAGCCGTAAGTACAATTTTCTTAGAAGATAGACACAGCATATCAAATAACAATATTATAAGCATTGCTGCTCAGTATGCCTTAGTGAATAACAATGGAGGAATTGAAAATGAAGATCTTTTTCAATTTCGTATAAATCACACATATATTCATGATAATTTTATTTTTAAATCATTTGCGTATAGAGTGGAGTCATTGGTTGAACCTTATATATATGTAGATTTTCCATTTACTAAACGTCCTCTTGATAATCAAGTTTTAAATGCGATTAGCGAGGAGATAAAATATATTAATGGTAAAAATGAAATAGAGTTAGTTGCTACCTATGGTGTTACTAAGAATTTATTTGTACAACCCCCCTTTGTAGTAAATCCAACAGGAGCTTTTACCAATAGCAAAGAGAACGTAAAAAATATATCTGCTTTTTTGGAGTATACTTATAATTTTGACATAGACAATAAACTTGTCTCAAATGTTTCATATGCAGATATAAGAAACTTCAACAATAAATCTATTGCTGCTTTTGTCCGCTCACTAAATAGAGTTGGAAAGTTTGATATTTTTAATGAGGTTATCTTTAATCGTAACAATATTGACGATACTAATCATTATGATTATAGTGCAGGGATCAAGTATAGCTATACGAATGATTTGATAATTTCTTTAAAAGGTGAAAATATTTTTAATAAGGGTTACGAAGATAGTTATTATAGAGTTGATCCAAACACATTTTTACAAGAAGAACCTATAAATATATCTCCTGTAGAACAACGCTTTTTTGTTAGCATGGAGTATATGTTTTAAATGAAATTTATTCTGTTTGTACTATTGGCACTTGAGCTGTTTGCTTTTGATACTGCTACTGCCTCTAAAATATTTGATAAAATATTTTTGGCAATGGTAGATAAGGACAATATTAGTGTTTATACAGTTAACAACAAATACAAAGAGGTTGTTTTAGCCTCATCAAATCTATACATATCGAGTGAAGTTGAGAGCGCTGATATTATTTTAGTTGATTCACTTGAAGAAATTCCTAAAAACAGTGAAGGTTTACTACTTTTTACAACATCACATGTAGTATACAAGGTTAATAAAGATTCGGTTGGTGCTTTTTACTGGGATAGAGGGCATATTAAAATTGAGTTTTCAAGAGTAAGGCTGCATAACAAACAAATATCACTTCCTCAAAATTTTGATAAGTATATAAAGGATAGTGAATAATGATAAAGTTTAAAACTATACAGACTAAAATAATATCCCTCTCAATTGCTACTATTGTTTTGTTTTTTGGCATTAATTTTTTACTTCAACTCAATGAAATAGAGGAATATGCATTTGAAATGATTGAAAGCACTAATAATATTGTAAATGATTTACTTGTTGAACATATAAGTGCATATGTTTACAACCATGATGAAGTGAATATCCAACTTAGCATTGATTCAATTAATAGTGATTATATAAAATCCATCTATATTCTTGATAAAGACGGAATTATTATAGCAAAAAATAAATCTCCCAATATTGTTCAAGAAATACATCCTATGTTTGAGACACTTTTGAAAAAAGAGCACAATAGTATTAGGAATACAGAGCAATATATTGTAATGGATATCTTTTCTGTGTTGGATGTCCCAATCGGTTATATGGTTGTTGAAGCTAATTTAGAAACATATAATAATTATATAAAAAGAGAGTTATTTGAGTTTATTATTGAAGGGTTGTTGTTAATTAGTGTCTTTTTTATTATTTCGTATTTTGTAGCAAAATCTATAGTCTCACCAATATATGATATTGTTTATAAACTGAGTAATACAAAAGATGATGATATCTTGATGTTTCCCAAGCAAGAGCAAAAAGAGTTTCAGTACTTAGGAGTAAATATTGCTAATAAACACAATAAACTCCTTGAGTCAAAATCGAATTTAAACACAATTTTTGATATGACTACAGATGGAATTGCTATAATTGATAAAAATACAAATTTTCTTTTTGTAAACAGAGCCTTTGGTGAAATTACGGGATATACCAAAGATAGTCTCTTGGAGAGATCTTTTATTGAGTTTATACCCCTAGATTTTAAAGATGAAATAATAGATATTATTAGAGATGTGTTTTATAAAGGCTCACACTCTAGTTTTGAAAATAGTTGTAGTGTTAATCACGACAAGATTATTGATGCAATTATTAGTATGAATCTTATGCCTGACAGAAAAATAATTATGCTTGTTTTAAAGGATGTGACCAAAGAAAACCAATACAAAAAAGAGAAGCTAGAGCAAGAGCGTAAGTTTATAGAGCAGACAAGAATGGCTCAAATGGGAGAAATGATAAGCATGATTGCCCATCAGTGGAGGCAGCCGCTCTCTTCAATTTCAGCAACATCAATGAATATGATGATAAAAATTCAACTTGGAGAGTATGACTTAGAGACAAAAGAGGGGAGAGATAAGTGTGAAAATTCCTTTATCAAGCAGCTTAATAATATTGAACACTATACACAAAGTCTAACTACGACAATAAATGATTTCAGGAATTTCTATAAACCAAATAAGTTACAAGTACTTAGCACATTAGAGGATGTAGTTGCAAAATCTCTAAAAATCATTGAGGGATCACTTACTAATGATAATATTGATATAGTTTATGATTACAATTTTAAAGAAAAAATAGCACTTTATGATAGTGAATTGATGCAGGTTGTTCTCAATATATTGAAAAATGCTCAAGATAACTTTAAAGAAAAAGGGATTGAAAAACCACTGATTAAAATAACTACAAAAGATAGCAGCTTAATCATATGCGACAATGGCGGCGGAATACCTGAGAGAATTATGAAAAATATATTTGACCCATACTTTTCAACAAAAGATGAAAAAAATGGAACAGGACTTGGGCTATATATGTCTAAAATAATTGTAAATGACCACCACAAAGGAGCTCTACATGTAGATAATCAAGAGGCTATAGAAGGAGAAGGTATCGGTGCCTGTTTTACTATAAAGCTTAATTTATCTTCACAATCGTTGGAAGGTTAGTTTTAAAAGCTCTCTTAAATGCATTTGCTCTTATCTCTCTAAGTTTTCCAGTTGCAATTGCTGGTAAAAAATATGCCACCTCTTGACTCTCAACTGCATCGTGGTTATTGTCATACATAAATGCAATATGTTTACCTAGCTTAGCAGCTTGTGCAGAAATATTTCTAG
This window encodes:
- a CDS encoding TonB-dependent receptor plug domain-containing protein: MKLIFLLLLAVGLLHSEELGDLLGTYTHNSDLSNKTKLESGGAVTIFTRKDLDIMQAHSLKDILKSHPIVRYKESRGGIADMFYRGSSAFFSSSTIRLYIDNQELVSSTFGSGFTAANSIDLDFIDHVEIYTRSPSYEFSTEPTYILIKLYSKTAERDSGGKLNLNYGSRGFNQESAYYADELKDYSYVAYVSRSDDKRKKYFSHNIPIKRDSETYSLFSSIHSKNNKLQVMAGTSDLDTSIARSPLATYDISTGHYDYFNIGYETTYFKNLCISVNHQYTHISGKNKEAAGFESPYSPELDFDREEGVSTAEIKYTGESEYNRLIIGAKLRYKTFEMIEAKVDGVLSSKDDYNRQAVSTIFLEDRHSISNNNIISIAAQYALVNNNGGIENEDLFQFRINHTYIHDNFIFKSFAYRVESLVEPYIYVDFPFTKRPLDNQVLNAISEEIKYINGKNEIELVATYGVTKNLFVQPPFVVNPTGAFTNSKENVKNISAFLEYTYNFDIDNKLVSNVSYADIRNFNNKSIAAFVRSLNRVGKFDIFNEVIFNRNNIDDTNHYDYSAGIKYSYTNDLIISLKGENIFNKGYEDSYYRVDPNTFLQEEPINISPVEQRFFVSMEYMF
- a CDS encoding sensor histidine kinase — encoded protein: MIKFKTIQTKIISLSIATIVLFFGINFLLQLNEIEEYAFEMIESTNNIVNDLLVEHISAYVYNHDEVNIQLSIDSINSDYIKSIYILDKDGIIIAKNKSPNIVQEIHPMFETLLKKEHNSIRNTEQYIVMDIFSVLDVPIGYMVVEANLETYNNYIKRELFEFIIEGLLLISVFFIISYFVAKSIVSPIYDIVYKLSNTKDDDILMFPKQEQKEFQYLGVNIANKHNKLLESKSNLNTIFDMTTDGIAIIDKNTNFLFVNRAFGEITGYTKDSLLERSFIEFIPLDFKDEIIDIIRDVFYKGSHSSFENSCSVNHDKIIDAIISMNLMPDRKIIMLVLKDVTKENQYKKEKLEQERKFIEQTRMAQMGEMISMIAHQWRQPLSSISATSMNMMIKIQLGEYDLETKEGRDKCENSFIKQLNNIEHYTQSLTTTINDFRNFYKPNKLQVLSTLEDVVAKSLKIIEGSLTNDNIDIVYDYNFKEKIALYDSELMQVVLNILKNAQDNFKEKGIEKPLIKITTKDSSLIICDNGGGIPERIMKNIFDPYFSTKDEKNGTGLGLYMSKIIVNDHHKGALHVDNQEAIEGEGIGACFTIKLNLSSQSLEG